The Sphaerospermopsis torques-reginae ITEP-024 genome has a window encoding:
- a CDS encoding type II toxin-antitoxin system HicB family antitoxin: MSQYSMIIQWSKEDQLFLVTIPEFSHLVIMPCTHGKTREEAIKNGEEVIEMYLEAWEAEGESIPEPNTLQIAS; the protein is encoded by the coding sequence ATGAGTCAATACAGTATGATTATTCAATGGTCAAAGGAAGACCAACTTTTCCTAGTTACAATTCCCGAATTTAGCCATCTTGTGATTATGCCTTGTACTCACGGAAAAACTCGTGAAGAAGCAATTAAAAATGGAGAAGAAGTAATCGAAATGTACCTAGAAGCTTGGGAAGCAGAAGGTGAATCTATCCCTGAACCTAACACATTGCAAATTGCATCTTAA